Proteins encoded together in one Dasypus novemcinctus isolate mDasNov1 chromosome 9, mDasNov1.1.hap2, whole genome shotgun sequence window:
- the PRDM2 gene encoding PR domain zinc finger protein 2 isoform X5 translates to MRDSAEGPKDEDERPSASAVDQTTVLQEAASQIVPPELVISPPACEPQTEPELKLEAAPCEVNDVEEEEEEEDDEDDELEEEGEEEADMPNESSVQEPEIRCDEKLEDLLEEPKNISKENLEDSPEVTSVIKIPKMKEEPNGDVFETFMFPCQHCERKFTTKQGLERHMHIHISTVNHAFKCKYCGKAFGTQINRRRHERRHEAGLKRKPSLTLQPLEDLADGKVSGDNVTPKDDSNPPNLGQDCLILNSEKASQETVNSSVVEENGEVKELHPCKYCKKVFGTHTNMRRHQRRVHERHLIPKGVRRKGGLLEEPQPPAEQAQSAQNVYVPSTEPEEEGEADDVYIMDISSNISENLNYYIDGKIQTNNSTSNCDVIEMESNPADLYGINCLLTPVTVEITQNIKTTQAPITDDLPKEPSSSTNSESKKRRTTSPPLLPKIKAETDCDPVAPSCSLSLPLNISTTEAVTFHKEKSVYLSSKLKQLLQTQDKLTPPAGISATEIPKLGPPSVSAPASMLPVTSSRFKRRTSSPPSSPQHSPALRDFGKQSDGKAVWTDAVLSSKKPKLESHSNSPVWSLSGRDERETSVSPPCFDEYKITKDWAVGSTFSNVCNQQPLDLSSGVKQKTEGIGKTLVHWESVLDLSVHKKPCSDSEGKEFKENHSVQLTCSAVKKKKPTTCMLQKVLLNEYNGIDLPIENTTDVARSPSPCKSLDPQPDPDLVPDSSLTAPTVESPRDVSPSSPALQAPSVSSGQLPPLLSPTKPSSPPPCPPVLTVATPPPPLLATIPLPLPAASSEVSPHPCPSPLSNATAQSPLPVLSPTVSRSPSPIPSVEPHMSAVSPGPPTLSSSSSSSSFSSSSSSSSPSPPPLSAVSSVVSSGDNLEASLPIISFKQEELENEDMKPREEPQSSVEQNIVQETFNKNFVCNVCESPFLSIKDLTKHLSIHAEEWPFKCEFCVQLFKDKTDLSEHRFLLHGVGNIFVCSVCKKEFAFLCNLQQHQRDLHPDEVCTHQEFESGTLRPQNFTDPSKAHVEHMQSLPADSLETSKEEELNDSSEELYTTIKIMASGLKTKDPDVRLGLNQHYPSFKPPPFQYHHRNPMGIGVTATNFTTHNIPQTFTTAIRCTKCGKGVDNMPELHKHILACASASDKKRYTPKKNPVPLKQTVQPKNGVLVLDNSGKNSFRRMGQPKRLNFSVELSKMSSNKLKLNALKKKNQLVQKAILQKNKSAKQKADLKNASESSSHICPYCNREFTYIGSLNKHAAFSCPKKPLSPCKKKVSCSSKKGGHSSPASSDKNNNSNHRRRTADAEIKMQSMQTPLGKTRARSSGPTQVPLPSSSFRSKQNVKFASSVKSKKPSSSSLRNSSPIRLAKITHVEGKKPKAVAKNHSAQLSSKTSRNLHMRVQKSKAVLQSKSALASKKRTERFNIKSRERSGGPITRSLQLAAAADTNESRREDSSAKQELKDFSYSLRLASRCSPPAAPYITRHCRKVKAPVAAQFQGPFFKE, encoded by the exons ATGAGAGATTCTGCAGAAG GTCCTAAAGATGAGGACGAGAGGCCTTCAGCTTCAGCTGTTGACCAGACAACTGTTCTTCAGGAGGCGGCTAGTCAGATTGTGCCCCCAGAACTAGTAATCTCTCCCCCTGCTTGTGAGCCACAAACAGAACCAGAGTTAAAACTAGAGGCAGCACCTTGTGAGGTGAATGatgtggaggaagaggaggaggaagaagatgatgaagatgatgagttggaagaagagggggaggaagaagCTGACATGCCAAATGAAAGTTCTGTGCAAGAGCCAGAAATACGGTGTGATGAGAAGCTAGAAGATTTATTAGAAGAaccaaaaaatatttcaaaagaaaatcttgaaGACTCTCCTGAGGTAACATCTGTTATCAAAATTCCTAAAATGAAAGAAGAACCCAATGGTGATGTATTTGAAACATTTATGTTTCCTTGTCAGCATTGTGAAAGAAAGTTTACAACCAAACAGGGGCTCGAACGTCACATGCATATCCACATATCTACGGTCAATCATGCTTTCAAATGCAAGTACTGTGGGAAAGCATTTGGCACACAGATCAACAGGAGGAGGCATGAGCGTCGCCATGAAGCAGGGTTAAAACGAAAACCCAGCCTAACACTACAGCCATTAGAAGACCTAGCTGATGGTAAAGTATCTGGAGATAATGTCACTCCAAAAGATGACTCGAATCCTCCCAATCTTGGGCAAGACTGTCTGATCCTGAATTCAGAGAAAGCTTCCCAAGAAACAGTAAATTCTTCTGTTGTAGAAGAGAATGGGGAAGTTAAAGAACTTCATCCATGCAAATATTGTAAAAAGGTTTTTGGAACCCATACTAATATGAGGCGGCATCAGCGTAGAGTTCATGAACGTCATCTGATTCCCAAAGGTGTGCGGCGAAAAGGAGGTCTTCTTGAAGAGCCACAACCTCCAGCAGAGCAGGCCCAGTCTGCCCAGAATGTCTATGTACCAAGCACAGAAccagaggaggaaggggaggctgatgaCGTATACATCATGGATATTTCTAGCAATATCTCTGAAAACTTGAATTACTATATTGATGGTAAAATTCAAACTAATAACAGCACTAGTAATTGTGATGTGATTGAGATGGAATCTAATCCAGCAGACCTGTATGGCATAAATTGTCTGCTTACACCCGTTACAGTGGAAATTACTCAAAATATAAAGACCACGCAGGCCCCTATAACAGATGATCTTCCTAAGGAGCCTTCTAGCAGTACAAACAGTGAGTCCAAGAAACGGAGAACTACTAGTCCTCCTCTATTACCCAAAATTAAAGCTGAAACCGATTGTGATCCTGTAGCACCTTCGTGTTCCTTAAGCTTGCCTCTTAACATATCAACAACAGAGGCAGTGACTTTTCATAAAGAGAAAAGTGTTTACTTGTCATCAAAGCTCAAACAACTGCTTCAAACCCAGGATAAACTTACTCCTCCTGCAGGCATTTCAGCCACTGAAATACCTAAATTAGGCCCTCCTTCTGTGTCCGCCCCTGCATCAATGTTACCTGTGACTTCTAGTAGGTTTAAGCGGCGCACCAGCTCTCCGCCCAGTTCTCCACAGCACAGTCCTGCTCTTCgagactttggaaagcaaagtGATGGTAAAGCGGTATGGACTGATGCAGTTCTAAGTTCCAAAAAACCCAAATTAGAAAGTCACAGCAACTCACCAGTTTGGAGTTTGTCTGGGAGAGATGAGAGAGAAACTTCTGTGAGCCCTCCATGCTTTGATGAATATAAAATAACCAAGGATTGGGCAGTCGGTTCTACCTTTAGTAATGTATGCAACCAACAGCCATTGGATTTATCCAGTGGTGTAAAACAGAAGACTGAGGGTATAGGCAAGACTCTGGTCCATTGGGAGTCGGTATTAGACCTCAGTGTGCATAAAAAGCCTTGTAGTGACTCTGAAGGCAAGGAATTCAAAGAAAACCATTCAGTGCAGCTAACCTGTAGTGCtgttaagaaaaagaaaccaaccaCATGCATGCTCCAGAAAGTTCTTCTCAATGAATACAATGGCATAGATTTACCCATAGAAAATACTACAGATGTGGCTAGAAGCCCAAGTCCTTGTAAATCTCTAGATCCCCAACCAGATCCTGACCTTGTTCCTGACTCTAGTTTAACAGCCCCTACAGTTGAGTCCCCACGTGATGTTTCTCCCTCGTCACCTGCCCTGCAGGCACCTTCTGTTTCTTCTGGCCAGCTGCCTCCTCTCTTGAGCCCAACAAAGCCCTCTTCTCCTCCACCCTGTCCTCCTGTTTTAACTGTTGCCACACCACCCCCTCCACTTCTTGCCACTATTCCTTTACCTCTTCCAGCTGCCTCTTCTGAAGTATCTCCTCATCCATGTCCTTCCCCACTCTCGAATGCTACTGCACAGTCTCCACTTCCAGTCCTTTCCCCTACAGTGTCTCGCTCTCCATCTCCCATTCCTTCTGTTGAACCTCATATGTCTGCGGTTTCACCTGGGCCTCCGACACTTTCTTCCTCCTCATCTTCCTCTTCGTTCTCTTCTTCATCCTCCTCCTCTTCGCCTTCGCCACCTCCTCTCTCAGCGGTATCATCTGTTGTTTCCTCTGGTGATAATCTGGAAGCTTCTCTCCCCATAATATCTTTCAAACAGGAGGAATTAGAGAATGAAGATATGAAACCCAGGGAAGAGCCTCAGTCTTCAGTTGAACAAAATATTGTTCAGGAaacattcaacaaaaattttGTTTGCAATGTCTGTGAATCACCTTTTCTTTCCATTAAAGATCTAACCAAACATTTATCTATTCATGCTGAAGAATGGCCCTTCAAATGTGAATTTTGTGTGCAGCTGTTTAAGGATAAAACTGATTTGTCAGAACATCGCTTTCTGCTTCATGGAGTTGGGAATATCTTTGTGTGttcagtttgtaaaaaagaatttgCGTTTTTGTGCAATTTGCAGCAGCACCAGCGTGATCTCCACCCAGATGAGGTGTGCACACACCAGGAGTTTGAAAGTGGGACCCTTAGGCCCCAGAACTTTACAGATCCCAGCAAGGCCCATGTAGAGCATATGCAGAGTTTGCCAGCAGATTCTTTAGAAACATCTAAAGAAGAAGAGTTAAATGATTCCTCTGAAGAACTCTACACGACCATAAAAATAATGGCTTCTGGATTAAAGACAAAAGATCCAGATGTTCGACTGGGCCTCAATCAGCATTATCCAAGCTTTAAACCACCTCCATTTCAGTACCATCACCGAAACCCCATGGGTATTGGGGTGACGGCCACAAATTTCACCACACACAATATCCCGCAGACTTTTACTACTGCCATTCGCTGCACAAAGTGTGGAAAAGGTGTTGACAACATGCCTGAACTACACAAACATATCCTGGCATGTGCTTCTGCCAGTGACAAGAAGAGGTACACCCCTAAGAAAAATCCAGTACCTTTGAAACAAACTGTGCAACCCAAAAATGGTGTGCTAGTTTTAGATAACTCTGGGAAAAATTCCTTCAGACGAATGGGACAACCCAAAAGACTGAACTTTAGTGTTGAGCTCAGCAAAATGTCGTCTAATAAACTCAAACTAAAtgcattgaagaaaaaaaatcagcttgTACAGAAAGCAATCCTTCAGAAAAACAAATCTGCAAAGCAGAAGGCAGACTTAAAAAATGCTTCTGAATCATCCTCTCACATCTGCCCTTACTGTAATAGAGAGTTCACTTACATTGGAAGCCTGAATAAACATGCTGCTTTCAGCTGCCCCAAAAAGCCTCTTTCTCCTTGCAAAAAGAAGGTTTCCTGTTCCTCCAAGAAAGGTGGACACTCatcacctgccagcagtgacaaaAACAATAACAGCAATCACCGTAGACGGACAGCAGATGCAGAAATTAAAATGCAAAGCATGCAGACTCCTTTGGGCAAGACCAGAGCTCGCAGCTCAGGCCCCACACAAGTCCCTTtgccctcctcctccttcagGTCCAAGCAGAATGTCAAATTTGCATCTTCGGTTAAGTCCAAAAAACCAAGCTCCTCGTCTTTAAGGAACTCCAGCCCAATAAGATTGGCCAAAATAACTCATGTGGAGGGGAAAAAACCCAAAGCCGTGGCCAAGAATCATTCTGCTCAGCTCTCGAGCAAAACATCCCGGAACTTGCATATGAGAGTGCAGAAAAGTAAAGCTGTTTTACAGAGCAAATCTGCTTTGGCGAGTAAGAAAAGAACAGAGCGGTTCAATATAAAATCACGAGAACGGAGTGGAGGGCCTATCACCCGGAGCTTACAGCTTGCAGCTGCCGCAGATACGAATGAAAGCAGGCGAGAGGACAGCAGTGCCAAGCAAGAGCTGAAGGACTTCAG
- the PRDM2 gene encoding PR domain zinc finger protein 2 isoform X3 — protein MCIDATDPQKGNWLRYVNWACSGEEQNLFPLEINRAIYYKTLKPIAPGEELLVWYNGEDNPEIAAAIEEERASARSKRNSPKSKKGKKKSQENKNKGNKTDGIKLKTSESDSASANMRDSAEGPKDEDERPSASAVDQTTVLQEAASQIVPPELVISPPACEPQTEPELKLEAAPCEVNDVEEEEEEEDDEDDELEEEGEEEADMPNESSVQEPEIRCDEKLEDLLEEPKNISKENLEDSPEVTSVIKIPKMKEEPNGDVFETFMFPCQHCERKFTTKQGLERHMHIHISTVNHAFKCKYCGKAFGTQINRRRHERRHEAGLKRKPSLTLQPLEDLADGKVSGDNVTPKDDSNPPNLGQDCLILNSEKASQETVNSSVVEENGEVKELHPCKYCKKVFGTHTNMRRHQRRVHERHLIPKGVRRKGGLLEEPQPPAEQAQSAQNVYVPSTEPEEEGEADDVYIMDISSNISENLNYYIDGKIQTNNSTSNCDVIEMESNPADLYGINCLLTPVTVEITQNIKTTQAPITDDLPKEPSSSTNSESKKRRTTSPPLLPKIKAETDCDPVAPSCSLSLPLNISTTEAVTFHKEKSVYLSSKLKQLLQTQDKLTPPAGISATEIPKLGPPSVSAPASMLPVTSSRFKRRTSSPPSSPQHSPALRDFGKQSDGKAVWTDAVLSSKKPKLESHSNSPVWSLSGRDERETSVSPPCFDEYKITKDWAVGSTFSNVCNQQPLDLSSGVKQKTEGIGKTLVHWESVLDLSVHKKPCSDSEGKEFKENHSVQLTCSAVKKKKPTTCMLQKVLLNEYNGIDLPIENTTDVARSPSPCKSLDPQPDPDLVPDSSLTAPTVESPRDVSPSSPALQAPSVSSGQLPPLLSPTKPSSPPPCPPVLTVATPPPPLLATIPLPLPAASSEVSPHPCPSPLSNATAQSPLPVLSPTVSRSPSPIPSVEPHMSAVSPGPPTLSSSSSSSSFSSSSSSSSPSPPPLSAVSSVVSSGDNLEASLPIISFKQEELENEDMKPREEPQSSVEQNIVQETFNKNFVCNVCESPFLSIKDLTKHLSIHAEEWPFKCEFCVQLFKDKTDLSEHRFLLHGVGNIFVCSVCKKEFAFLCNLQQHQRDLHPDEVCTHQEFESGTLRPQNFTDPSKAHVEHMQSLPADSLETSKEEELNDSSEELYTTIKIMASGLKTKDPDVRLGLNQHYPSFKPPPFQYHHRNPMGIGVTATNFTTHNIPQTFTTAIRCTKCGKGVDNMPELHKHILACASASDKKRYTPKKNPVPLKQTVQPKNGVLVLDNSGKNSFRRMGQPKRLNFSVELSKMSSNKLKLNALKKKNQLVQKAILQKNKSAKQKADLKNASESSSHICPYCNREFTYIGSLNKHAAFSCPKKPLSPCKKKVSCSSKKGGHSSPASSDKNNNSNHRRRTADAEIKMQSMQTPLGKTRARSSGPTQVPLPSSSFRSKQNVKFASSVKSKKPSSSSLRNSSPIRLAKITHVEGKKPKAVAKNHSAQLSSKTSRNLHMRVQKSKAVLQSKSALASKKRTERFNIKSRERSGGPITRSLQLAAAADTNESRREDSSAKQELKDFSYSLRLASRCSPPAAPYITRHCRKVKAPVAAQFQGPFFKE, from the exons ggaagaaaaaatcccaggaaaataaaaacaaaggaaacaaaactgACGGCATAAAGCTGAAGACAAGTGAGTCAGATTCTGCCTCTGCAAATATGAGAGATTCTGCAGAAG GTCCTAAAGATGAGGACGAGAGGCCTTCAGCTTCAGCTGTTGACCAGACAACTGTTCTTCAGGAGGCGGCTAGTCAGATTGTGCCCCCAGAACTAGTAATCTCTCCCCCTGCTTGTGAGCCACAAACAGAACCAGAGTTAAAACTAGAGGCAGCACCTTGTGAGGTGAATGatgtggaggaagaggaggaggaagaagatgatgaagatgatgagttggaagaagagggggaggaagaagCTGACATGCCAAATGAAAGTTCTGTGCAAGAGCCAGAAATACGGTGTGATGAGAAGCTAGAAGATTTATTAGAAGAaccaaaaaatatttcaaaagaaaatcttgaaGACTCTCCTGAGGTAACATCTGTTATCAAAATTCCTAAAATGAAAGAAGAACCCAATGGTGATGTATTTGAAACATTTATGTTTCCTTGTCAGCATTGTGAAAGAAAGTTTACAACCAAACAGGGGCTCGAACGTCACATGCATATCCACATATCTACGGTCAATCATGCTTTCAAATGCAAGTACTGTGGGAAAGCATTTGGCACACAGATCAACAGGAGGAGGCATGAGCGTCGCCATGAAGCAGGGTTAAAACGAAAACCCAGCCTAACACTACAGCCATTAGAAGACCTAGCTGATGGTAAAGTATCTGGAGATAATGTCACTCCAAAAGATGACTCGAATCCTCCCAATCTTGGGCAAGACTGTCTGATCCTGAATTCAGAGAAAGCTTCCCAAGAAACAGTAAATTCTTCTGTTGTAGAAGAGAATGGGGAAGTTAAAGAACTTCATCCATGCAAATATTGTAAAAAGGTTTTTGGAACCCATACTAATATGAGGCGGCATCAGCGTAGAGTTCATGAACGTCATCTGATTCCCAAAGGTGTGCGGCGAAAAGGAGGTCTTCTTGAAGAGCCACAACCTCCAGCAGAGCAGGCCCAGTCTGCCCAGAATGTCTATGTACCAAGCACAGAAccagaggaggaaggggaggctgatgaCGTATACATCATGGATATTTCTAGCAATATCTCTGAAAACTTGAATTACTATATTGATGGTAAAATTCAAACTAATAACAGCACTAGTAATTGTGATGTGATTGAGATGGAATCTAATCCAGCAGACCTGTATGGCATAAATTGTCTGCTTACACCCGTTACAGTGGAAATTACTCAAAATATAAAGACCACGCAGGCCCCTATAACAGATGATCTTCCTAAGGAGCCTTCTAGCAGTACAAACAGTGAGTCCAAGAAACGGAGAACTACTAGTCCTCCTCTATTACCCAAAATTAAAGCTGAAACCGATTGTGATCCTGTAGCACCTTCGTGTTCCTTAAGCTTGCCTCTTAACATATCAACAACAGAGGCAGTGACTTTTCATAAAGAGAAAAGTGTTTACTTGTCATCAAAGCTCAAACAACTGCTTCAAACCCAGGATAAACTTACTCCTCCTGCAGGCATTTCAGCCACTGAAATACCTAAATTAGGCCCTCCTTCTGTGTCCGCCCCTGCATCAATGTTACCTGTGACTTCTAGTAGGTTTAAGCGGCGCACCAGCTCTCCGCCCAGTTCTCCACAGCACAGTCCTGCTCTTCgagactttggaaagcaaagtGATGGTAAAGCGGTATGGACTGATGCAGTTCTAAGTTCCAAAAAACCCAAATTAGAAAGTCACAGCAACTCACCAGTTTGGAGTTTGTCTGGGAGAGATGAGAGAGAAACTTCTGTGAGCCCTCCATGCTTTGATGAATATAAAATAACCAAGGATTGGGCAGTCGGTTCTACCTTTAGTAATGTATGCAACCAACAGCCATTGGATTTATCCAGTGGTGTAAAACAGAAGACTGAGGGTATAGGCAAGACTCTGGTCCATTGGGAGTCGGTATTAGACCTCAGTGTGCATAAAAAGCCTTGTAGTGACTCTGAAGGCAAGGAATTCAAAGAAAACCATTCAGTGCAGCTAACCTGTAGTGCtgttaagaaaaagaaaccaaccaCATGCATGCTCCAGAAAGTTCTTCTCAATGAATACAATGGCATAGATTTACCCATAGAAAATACTACAGATGTGGCTAGAAGCCCAAGTCCTTGTAAATCTCTAGATCCCCAACCAGATCCTGACCTTGTTCCTGACTCTAGTTTAACAGCCCCTACAGTTGAGTCCCCACGTGATGTTTCTCCCTCGTCACCTGCCCTGCAGGCACCTTCTGTTTCTTCTGGCCAGCTGCCTCCTCTCTTGAGCCCAACAAAGCCCTCTTCTCCTCCACCCTGTCCTCCTGTTTTAACTGTTGCCACACCACCCCCTCCACTTCTTGCCACTATTCCTTTACCTCTTCCAGCTGCCTCTTCTGAAGTATCTCCTCATCCATGTCCTTCCCCACTCTCGAATGCTACTGCACAGTCTCCACTTCCAGTCCTTTCCCCTACAGTGTCTCGCTCTCCATCTCCCATTCCTTCTGTTGAACCTCATATGTCTGCGGTTTCACCTGGGCCTCCGACACTTTCTTCCTCCTCATCTTCCTCTTCGTTCTCTTCTTCATCCTCCTCCTCTTCGCCTTCGCCACCTCCTCTCTCAGCGGTATCATCTGTTGTTTCCTCTGGTGATAATCTGGAAGCTTCTCTCCCCATAATATCTTTCAAACAGGAGGAATTAGAGAATGAAGATATGAAACCCAGGGAAGAGCCTCAGTCTTCAGTTGAACAAAATATTGTTCAGGAaacattcaacaaaaattttGTTTGCAATGTCTGTGAATCACCTTTTCTTTCCATTAAAGATCTAACCAAACATTTATCTATTCATGCTGAAGAATGGCCCTTCAAATGTGAATTTTGTGTGCAGCTGTTTAAGGATAAAACTGATTTGTCAGAACATCGCTTTCTGCTTCATGGAGTTGGGAATATCTTTGTGTGttcagtttgtaaaaaagaatttgCGTTTTTGTGCAATTTGCAGCAGCACCAGCGTGATCTCCACCCAGATGAGGTGTGCACACACCAGGAGTTTGAAAGTGGGACCCTTAGGCCCCAGAACTTTACAGATCCCAGCAAGGCCCATGTAGAGCATATGCAGAGTTTGCCAGCAGATTCTTTAGAAACATCTAAAGAAGAAGAGTTAAATGATTCCTCTGAAGAACTCTACACGACCATAAAAATAATGGCTTCTGGATTAAAGACAAAAGATCCAGATGTTCGACTGGGCCTCAATCAGCATTATCCAAGCTTTAAACCACCTCCATTTCAGTACCATCACCGAAACCCCATGGGTATTGGGGTGACGGCCACAAATTTCACCACACACAATATCCCGCAGACTTTTACTACTGCCATTCGCTGCACAAAGTGTGGAAAAGGTGTTGACAACATGCCTGAACTACACAAACATATCCTGGCATGTGCTTCTGCCAGTGACAAGAAGAGGTACACCCCTAAGAAAAATCCAGTACCTTTGAAACAAACTGTGCAACCCAAAAATGGTGTGCTAGTTTTAGATAACTCTGGGAAAAATTCCTTCAGACGAATGGGACAACCCAAAAGACTGAACTTTAGTGTTGAGCTCAGCAAAATGTCGTCTAATAAACTCAAACTAAAtgcattgaagaaaaaaaatcagcttgTACAGAAAGCAATCCTTCAGAAAAACAAATCTGCAAAGCAGAAGGCAGACTTAAAAAATGCTTCTGAATCATCCTCTCACATCTGCCCTTACTGTAATAGAGAGTTCACTTACATTGGAAGCCTGAATAAACATGCTGCTTTCAGCTGCCCCAAAAAGCCTCTTTCTCCTTGCAAAAAGAAGGTTTCCTGTTCCTCCAAGAAAGGTGGACACTCatcacctgccagcagtgacaaaAACAATAACAGCAATCACCGTAGACGGACAGCAGATGCAGAAATTAAAATGCAAAGCATGCAGACTCCTTTGGGCAAGACCAGAGCTCGCAGCTCAGGCCCCACACAAGTCCCTTtgccctcctcctccttcagGTCCAAGCAGAATGTCAAATTTGCATCTTCGGTTAAGTCCAAAAAACCAAGCTCCTCGTCTTTAAGGAACTCCAGCCCAATAAGATTGGCCAAAATAACTCATGTGGAGGGGAAAAAACCCAAAGCCGTGGCCAAGAATCATTCTGCTCAGCTCTCGAGCAAAACATCCCGGAACTTGCATATGAGAGTGCAGAAAAGTAAAGCTGTTTTACAGAGCAAATCTGCTTTGGCGAGTAAGAAAAGAACAGAGCGGTTCAATATAAAATCACGAGAACGGAGTGGAGGGCCTATCACCCGGAGCTTACAGCTTGCAGCTGCCGCAGATACGAATGAAAGCAGGCGAGAGGACAGCAGTGCCAAGCAAGAGCTGAAGGACTTCAG